A stretch of the Schistocerca serialis cubense isolate TAMUIC-IGC-003099 chromosome 2, iqSchSeri2.2, whole genome shotgun sequence genome encodes the following:
- the LOC126456954 gene encoding uncharacterized protein LOC126456954, with the protein MSPATLAIVVSLAAVAAAQYKGPQTTPVPILKQINRHNDDGSYSYGYEAADGSFKIETKHPTGEVYGKYGYVDDSGHLREIEYGASRRGFEPAGTGINVPPPTLQNTASPSYDNPDGYDDGQYREDPSVYYKSEGYNSRPSSSFRSRPAFSAPPPPPPPPPQYSAPAPAPAPAHNYYNPPPQNNYYNPPPQQHRYFNQPSYPRPPISVDPNIFRGHPASNFDVNTGSYTITYSGR; encoded by the exons GTGGTGTCTCTGGCCGCCGTGGCGGCTGCGCAGTACAAGGGCCCGCAGACGACGCCGGTGCCGATCCTGAAGCAGATCAACCGGCACAACGACGACGGCTCCTACAGCTACGGCTACGAGGCGGCCGACGGCTCCTTCAAGATCGAGACGAAGCACCCGACGGGCGAGGTGTACGGCAAGTACGGCTATGTCGACGACTCGGGACACCTGCGCGAGATCGAGTACGGCGCCTCCAGGAGGGGATTCGAGCCCGCGG GTACGGGCATCAACGTGCCTCCACCGACGCTGCAGAACACGGCGTCGCCGTCTTACGACAACCCGGACGGCTACGACGACGGACAGTACCGCGAGGACCCCAGCGTTTACTACAAGTCGGAGGGCTACAACAGCCGCCCCAGCAGCAGCTTCCGCTCGCGGCCCGCCTTctcggcgccgcccccgccgcccccaccaccCCCACAGTACAGCGCGCCCGCCCCCGCTCCGGCGCCGGCGCACAACTATTACAACCCACCCCCGCAGAACAACTACTACAACCCACCCCCGCAGCAGCACCGCTACTTCAACCAGCCCTCATACCCCCGGCCGCCCATCAGCGTCGACCCCAACATCTTCCGGGGACACCCCGCCAGCAACTTTGACGTCAACACTGGGTCCTACACCATCACCTACTCCGGTCGCTGA